TCATCGCGCACGAGGTCGGCCACCACGTGCAGGACGAACTCGGCATCACCGCCAAGGTCGACGGCATGCGCAATCGCCTGAGCCAGACCCAGAACAACGCCATGAGCGTGCGCGTGGAGCTGCAGGCCGACTGCTTCGCGGGCGTGTGGGCCCACCATTCGCAGGAGTCGAAGAAGTGGCTCGACCCGGGCGACATCGAATCCGCCATGAACGCCGCGCAGAAGATCGGCGACGACGCCCTGCAGCGCTCCGCGGGCCGTGCGGTGGTGCCCGACAGCTTCACCCACGGCACCAGCGCACAGCGCCAAAGGTGGTTCGGCGCGGGCTACCAGAGCGGCGACATCAAGGCCTGCGACACCTTCAACGCGCGCAGCCTTTGAGATCGAAGGGCCCGCAGGGCCCGCGCCTGCTGCCTTGCATGCTATTAAATAAATAGCAATTCCGCCGGCACGGACGTTGTCACGGCGCGGTCACTGCTGTTTTTTGCGGCAGTGCGACAATAGAGGGCTCAATGACAAGTTCCTTCTCCAATCTATCGCTGGCGGAACCGCTGGCGCGCGCCGTGGCCGAAATGGGCTACGAGACCATGACACCGATCCAGGAGCAGGCCATTCCGGTCGTGCTTTCCGGGCAGGATGTGATGGGCGCCGCCCAGACCGGCACCGGCAAGACCGCGGCGTTCTCGCTGCCGTTGCTGCAGCGCATGCTCAAGCATGAAAACGCCTCGACCTCGCCCGCGCGGCATCCGGTCCGGGCCCTGGTGCTGCTGCCCACGCGCGAACTGGCCGACCAGGTCGCGCAACAGGTCAAGCTGTACGCCAAGTACACCAACCTGCGCAGCACGGTCGTATTCGGCGGCATCGACATGAAGCCGCAGACGCTGGAGCTGAAGAAGGGCGTCGAAGTCCTGGTGGCCACGCCGGGCCGGCTGCTCGATCACATCGAGGCCAAGAACGCGGTGCTCAACCAGGTCGAATACGTGGTCCTCGACGAAGCCGACCGCATGCTCGACATCGGCTTCCTGCCCGACCTGCAGCGCATCCTGAGCTACCTGCCCAAGCAGCGCACCACGCTGCTGTTCTCGGCCACGTTCTCCCCCGAAATCAAGCGGCTGGCCGGCAGCTACCTGCAGAACCCGGTCACCATCGAGGTGGCGCGCCCCAACGAGACAGCTTCCACCGTCGAGCAGCACTTCTACAGCGTGAGCGACGACGACAAGCGCCGCGCGCTCAAGCAGATCGTGCGCCAGCGCGGCATCACGCAGGCCTTCGTGTTCGTCAACAGCAAGCTCGGTTGCGCGCGCCTCGCACGCTCGCTGGAGCGCGACGGTCTGCGCACCACCGCGCTGCACGGCGACAAGAGCCAGGACGAACGCCTGAAGGCCCTGGCCTCGTTCAAGGCCGGCGAGGTCGACCTGCTGGTGTGCACCGACGTCGCGGCCCGCGGTCTCGACATCAAGGACGTGCCCGCCGTCTTCAACTTCGACATTCCGTTCAACGCCGAAGACTACGTGCACCGCATCGGCCGCACGGGCCGCGCCGGCGCCTCGGGGCTGGCCGTGAGCTTTGCCAGCGGCGGCAACGACGTGCGCCTGGTGGCCGACATCGAGAAGCTGATCAAGAAGAAGATCGATCTCGAGCCCGTCGAGTTCGAGGAAGACCGCCCGCGCGGCCGCATCAACGACGGACGCCGCCACTGGCGCGAGGAAGGCGAAGCGGGCGACGCACGCGACGTGCTCGACCAGCCGCGCGAACGCGCCAGCCTGGGCGGCGATGCTCGCCGCGGCGGCGGACGCCCGCACCGCGCGCCCGCGGCGCCGCGTGACCCGTTCTTCGACAAGCCCTACGAGCCGGGCGAACCCGACGCGACGCCGGCCTGGGAAGCCGCTGCCAAGGCCACTCCCGCGCGCGGCATCTCGAGCAACATCAAGAGCAAGCGCAAGGTTGCTGCGCTGTTCAAGAGCGCCGAGCCGAGCTGACCGGGCGGGTTCCACGTAAAAAAAAAGCGGCGCTCTCGAGCGCCGCTTTGCATTTCGGCTCAGCGCCAGCCGCGGTGCCAGCCGTACTGCGGGTGGTGCCAGCCCCAGCCGTAGCGCGGGTGATAGGCCCAGACAAAGCCGACACCCGGCGAGACATATGTCGGCGCCACGTAGGCCACGCCCGGAGGCGCCGAGTAGACGGGGGCGGCCGGGGCGACCACGCAGCCGGTCAGGACTGCTGCGGCCAGCGTGGCGGCGGACAGGGCAAGGATCGGGACTCTCATGGCGAAGCTCCTTTGATGAGTTGTTGTGCGCTATGCACAACCAACGCTTCGGCCTTTTGCCGGATGACGGCCCTGGCCGCCTTTACCCGGCCTACACAGTGTCACCGCCGTGTTGTGATCCTTTCAAAACGCTTGCACTTCGAGCACGCTGAAATGATGGGTTCCATCGCTTTCCAGCTGCGCCACCAGGCCGTACTCCCAATCGAGATAGGCCTGCATCGCCTCCGCGGGCGCATCGGTGCCTTCGTAGGGCCGGCGGTAGCGGTCGGTGCGCGGTGTCGCAAGGCGCGTCTCGCCGCTCTCGGCTTCGAGGCCCGCGGCAAACCAGGCGGCGTTGCCGCCCGCCAGCACCAG
Above is a window of Variovorax sp. PMC12 DNA encoding:
- a CDS encoding DEAD/DEAH box helicase translates to MTSSFSNLSLAEPLARAVAEMGYETMTPIQEQAIPVVLSGQDVMGAAQTGTGKTAAFSLPLLQRMLKHENASTSPARHPVRALVLLPTRELADQVAQQVKLYAKYTNLRSTVVFGGIDMKPQTLELKKGVEVLVATPGRLLDHIEAKNAVLNQVEYVVLDEADRMLDIGFLPDLQRILSYLPKQRTTLLFSATFSPEIKRLAGSYLQNPVTIEVARPNETASTVEQHFYSVSDDDKRRALKQIVRQRGITQAFVFVNSKLGCARLARSLERDGLRTTALHGDKSQDERLKALASFKAGEVDLLVCTDVAARGLDIKDVPAVFNFDIPFNAEDYVHRIGRTGRAGASGLAVSFASGGNDVRLVADIEKLIKKKIDLEPVEFEEDRPRGRINDGRRHWREEGEAGDARDVLDQPRERASLGGDARRGGGRPHRAPAAPRDPFFDKPYEPGEPDATPAWEAAAKATPARGISSNIKSKRKVAALFKSAEPS